A region of Streptomyces halobius DNA encodes the following proteins:
- a CDS encoding LysR family transcriptional regulator → MREQGRPTRAVASRRGGLADGAATADRGEAVELGSDSWASLLAPRLAQFTAVARHEHVTRAAQELGMPQPTLSRAIVRLEDDLGVALFARHGRTLSLTPAGRAFLASTERALTDLERATDSVRADADPGAGKVAFGFLHTLGSETVPGLIRTFRADHPRVRFQLVQNYGEAMIERLRAGDLDLCLTSPVPDYPDLVARRLDEQKLRLVVPDDHPLARRKRIRLAEAADELFVTLEPGYGLRRITDALCAEAGFTPRVAFEGEEAETLRGLVAAGLGVALLPPPAVPRPGVAELTVTAPRAVREIGVAWLDGHSDTPPVAAFKKFLLSRRGLLLPR, encoded by the coding sequence ATGCGGGAACAGGGCCGGCCGACGCGAGCCGTCGCCTCGCGCCGCGGTGGCCTGGCCGACGGGGCCGCCACGGCCGACCGGGGCGAGGCCGTGGAACTCGGCAGCGACTCCTGGGCATCGCTGCTCGCGCCCCGCCTCGCCCAGTTCACGGCGGTCGCGCGCCACGAACACGTCACGCGTGCCGCCCAGGAGCTCGGCATGCCGCAACCGACCCTCAGCCGCGCCATCGTCCGGCTGGAGGACGACCTCGGCGTGGCCCTCTTCGCCCGGCACGGCCGCACCCTCTCGCTCACCCCGGCCGGCCGCGCCTTTCTCGCCTCCACCGAGCGCGCGTTGACCGACCTGGAGCGCGCCACCGATTCGGTACGCGCCGACGCCGACCCCGGCGCCGGCAAGGTCGCCTTCGGCTTTCTGCACACCCTCGGCTCCGAAACCGTCCCCGGCCTGATCCGCACCTTCCGCGCCGACCACCCCCGCGTCCGCTTCCAGCTCGTACAGAACTACGGCGAGGCGATGATCGAACGGCTCCGCGCCGGCGACCTCGACCTCTGCCTGACCTCGCCGGTCCCGGACTACCCCGATCTGGTCGCCCGTCGCCTCGACGAACAGAAACTCCGCCTCGTCGTCCCCGACGACCATCCACTGGCCCGCCGTAAGCGGATCCGGCTCGCGGAGGCCGCCGACGAACTGTTCGTCACCCTAGAACCGGGCTACGGGCTGCGCCGGATCACCGACGCGCTGTGCGCGGAGGCGGGGTTCACCCCACGGGTCGCGTTCGAGGGCGAGGAGGCCGAGACGTTGCGCGGTCTGGTCGCGGCCGGGCTGGGCGTGGCGCTGCTGCCGCCGCCGGCCGTCCCACGGCCCGGCGTCGCCGAACTCACCGTCACGGCACCCCGCGCGGTCCGGGAGATCGGCGTCGCCTGGCTGGACGGCCACTCGGACACGCCCCCGGTGGCCGCCTTCAAGAAGTTCCTGCTGAGCCGACGGGGGTTGCTCCTGCCGCGGTGA
- a CDS encoding ABC transporter permease — translation MSTDLKSATKLVVPGKSGRRRLTYPWVLLIIAAAIVVVATLRAVTGTADLTSTGQFGAALSAAVPIGLAGLGGLWSERAGVINIGLEGMMMLGSFAAGWIGWQHGPWAAAVAGIIGGALGGLIHAVATVTFGVDHIVSGVAVNILALGATQYLATLWFGAEGSAAAAAGGNDKQSPPMADMPTFTVPGLADWLNSVEGHHWFLVSDLAGILGAAVTHVSWLTVLTVALFVGSFYLLWRSPFGLRLRSCGEAPVSAETLGVSVYRYKYAAVLISGALAGLGGAFLSIGVHFYQDGQTGGRGYIGLATMIFGNWRPGGVAMGAGLFGFMDAMQLRSGGPTVHALLLGLAALLAVLALLRLRAAKRTQAALSATVAGLLVAWYFLVDTVPLELVEASPYIATLLVLALFSQRLRPPKAIGRPYRRGEGG, via the coding sequence GTGAGCACCGACCTCAAGTCCGCGACCAAGCTCGTGGTCCCCGGAAAGAGCGGCCGGCGCCGGCTGACCTACCCCTGGGTCCTGCTGATCATCGCTGCCGCGATCGTCGTGGTCGCCACTCTGCGGGCGGTCACCGGCACCGCCGACCTCACCTCCACCGGCCAGTTCGGCGCCGCGCTGAGTGCCGCCGTGCCGATCGGCCTGGCCGGTCTGGGCGGTCTGTGGTCCGAACGCGCCGGCGTGATCAACATCGGCCTCGAAGGCATGATGATGCTCGGCTCGTTCGCGGCCGGCTGGATCGGCTGGCAGCACGGCCCCTGGGCCGCCGCAGTCGCCGGAATCATCGGCGGCGCACTCGGCGGACTCATCCACGCCGTCGCCACCGTCACCTTCGGCGTCGACCACATCGTCTCCGGTGTCGCCGTCAACATCCTGGCGCTGGGCGCCACCCAGTACCTGGCCACCCTGTGGTTCGGCGCGGAGGGCAGCGCGGCCGCGGCGGCCGGCGGCAACGACAAGCAGTCCCCGCCGATGGCCGATATGCCGACGTTCACCGTGCCCGGCCTGGCCGACTGGCTCAACTCCGTCGAAGGCCACCACTGGTTCCTGGTCTCCGACCTCGCCGGGATACTCGGCGCCGCGGTCACCCACGTCTCCTGGCTGACCGTCCTGACCGTGGCCCTCTTCGTCGGCAGCTTCTACCTGCTGTGGCGCTCGCCGTTCGGTCTGCGGCTGCGGTCCTGCGGCGAGGCCCCGGTCTCCGCGGAGACCCTGGGCGTCAGCGTCTACCGCTACAAGTACGCGGCGGTCCTGATCTCCGGCGCCCTCGCCGGCCTCGGCGGCGCGTTCCTCTCGATCGGCGTGCACTTCTACCAGGACGGCCAGACCGGCGGCCGCGGCTACATCGGCCTGGCCACGATGATCTTCGGCAACTGGCGGCCGGGCGGCGTCGCGATGGGCGCGGGCCTGTTCGGCTTCATGGACGCGATGCAGCTGCGCAGCGGCGGCCCGACGGTGCACGCCCTGCTGCTGGGCCTGGCGGCCCTGCTGGCCGTCCTCGCCCTGCTCCGCCTCCGCGCCGCCAAGCGCACCCAGGCCGCGCTCTCCGCGACCGTCGCGGGCCTGCTCGTCGCCTGGTACTTCCTGGTCGACACCGTCCCCCTGGAACTGGTCGAGGCCAGCCCGTACATTGCCACCCTGCTCGTGCTGGCGCTCTTCTCCCAGCGGCTACGGCCGCCGAAGGCGATCGGCAGGCCCTACCGCCGAGGAGAAGGCGGATGA
- a CDS encoding MFS transporter, translating into MPPADTGASVTDRAAASPQSSTDSTDSATDSAAAAVDPESGKLHPGGPGYRRMSFALFAAGVATFALLYSTQALLPAISGDLGVTPDQASWTVSAATFGLALGVIPLSAASERFGRRTLMTASLSLAALLAMLVPFAPSLGWLIALRAVQGVALAGLPASAMAFLAEEVRTKALVAAIGLFVAGNSIGGMSGRIVTGWVAQVWGWRAGLAAVGVMAVVCAVAFRLLVPKARHFTPRSVGPRVLARSLGGHLGNPLLRRLYGIGALFMTVFGAVYTVIGYRLVAAPFDLPQGIVGSIFIIYLVGTVSSAAAGRLVGRMGRRGALYLAVGATSTGLLLTLAQSVVAVLVGLVLITAGFFAGHAVASSSVSRTAKTARAQASALYQCAYYIGSSLGGALGALAFRAAGWEGTVLLGLAAMVGAAAITLYATRKAVVERRLLHLEKAA; encoded by the coding sequence ATGCCTCCCGCTGATACCGGGGCGTCCGTCACTGACCGTGCGGCCGCCTCTCCCCAGTCGTCCACAGACTCCACAGATTCCGCTACGGATTCCGCTGCCGCCGCCGTCGACCCGGAGTCCGGCAAGCTGCACCCGGGCGGCCCCGGCTACCGCCGGATGAGCTTCGCGCTCTTCGCCGCCGGAGTCGCCACTTTCGCGCTCCTCTACTCCACGCAGGCCCTGCTGCCCGCCATCTCCGGTGACCTCGGGGTGACGCCGGATCAGGCCAGCTGGACGGTGTCGGCGGCCACCTTCGGCCTGGCGCTCGGTGTGATCCCGTTGAGCGCGGCGTCCGAACGCTTCGGCCGGCGCACCCTGATGACCGCCTCCCTCTCCCTGGCCGCGCTGCTCGCGATGCTGGTGCCGTTCGCTCCGTCGCTCGGCTGGCTGATCGCGTTGCGCGCCGTCCAGGGCGTGGCGCTGGCCGGGCTGCCGGCCTCGGCGATGGCCTTCCTGGCCGAGGAGGTACGTACGAAGGCGCTGGTGGCGGCCATCGGCCTGTTCGTGGCGGGCAACAGCATCGGCGGGATGTCCGGGCGGATCGTGACCGGCTGGGTCGCCCAGGTCTGGGGCTGGCGGGCCGGGCTGGCCGCAGTGGGTGTGATGGCCGTGGTGTGCGCGGTGGCCTTCCGGCTGCTGGTCCCCAAGGCCCGTCATTTCACGCCCCGTTCGGTCGGCCCGCGGGTGCTGGCGCGCTCTCTCGGCGGCCACCTGGGCAACCCGCTGCTGCGCCGTCTGTACGGCATCGGCGCGCTCTTCATGACGGTGTTCGGCGCGGTCTACACGGTCATCGGCTACCGCCTGGTCGCGGCGCCGTTCGACCTCCCGCAGGGCATCGTCGGCTCGATCTTCATCATCTACCTGGTCGGTACGGTCTCGTCGGCCGCGGCGGGCAGGCTGGTGGGCCGGATGGGCCGGCGCGGCGCGCTTTACCTGGCGGTCGGCGCGACGTCCACGGGTCTGCTGCTCACCCTCGCCCAGTCCGTCGTCGCGGTCCTGGTGGGTCTGGTCCTGATCACCGCGGGCTTCTTCGCCGGCCACGCGGTGGCCTCGTCGTCGGTCAGCCGCACCGCCAAGACGGCTCGCGCCCAGGCGTCGGCCCTCTACCAGTGCGCGTACTACATCGGCAGCAGCCTGGGCGGCGCGCTCGGCGCGCTGGCCTTCCGCGCCGCCGGCTGGGAGGGCACGGTTCTGCTGGGCCTGGCCGCAATGGTCGGCGCTGCCGCGATCACCTTGTACGCCACCCGCAAGGCCGTTGTCGAACGGCGCCTCCTTCACTTGGAGAAGGCGGCGTAG
- a CDS encoding adenosine deaminase → MTSETTTLPTSEQIRRAPKVLLHDHLDGGLRPGTIVDLARDTGYEALPETDPEKLGIWFREAADSGSLERYLETFAHTCAVMQTKDALKRVAAECAEDLAADGVVYAEVRYAPEQHLEQGLSLEEVVEAVNEGFREGERRARENGHRIRVGALLTAMRHAARALEIAELANSYRDFGVVGFDIAGAEAGFPPTRHLDAFEYLKRENNHFTIHAGEAFGLPSIWQALQWCGADRLGHGVRIIDDIEVADDGSVTLGRLASYVRDKRIPLEMCPTSNLQTGAATSYAEHPIGLLRRLQFRLTVNTDNRLMSGTNMSREFEHLVKTFRYTLDDMQWFTVNAMKSAFIPFDERLAMINDVIKPGYAELRSEWLFRHVATTTAVSRGSDTE, encoded by the coding sequence ATGACGAGCGAGACCACCACTCTTCCGACCAGTGAACAGATCCGCCGTGCCCCCAAGGTGCTGCTCCACGATCACCTCGACGGCGGCCTCCGCCCCGGCACCATCGTCGACCTCGCGCGCGACACGGGCTATGAAGCACTCCCCGAGACCGACCCCGAGAAGCTCGGGATCTGGTTCCGCGAGGCCGCCGACTCCGGTTCGCTGGAGCGCTACCTGGAGACCTTCGCGCACACCTGCGCCGTCATGCAGACCAAGGACGCCCTCAAGCGGGTCGCCGCCGAGTGCGCCGAGGACCTCGCCGCGGACGGTGTGGTCTACGCCGAGGTCAGGTACGCGCCCGAGCAGCACCTGGAGCAGGGCCTGAGCCTCGAAGAGGTCGTCGAGGCGGTCAACGAGGGCTTCCGTGAGGGAGAGCGGCGGGCGCGCGAGAACGGTCACCGGATTCGCGTCGGCGCGCTTCTGACCGCGATGCGGCACGCCGCCCGCGCCCTGGAGATCGCCGAACTCGCCAACAGCTACCGTGACTTCGGCGTCGTCGGCTTCGACATCGCGGGCGCCGAGGCCGGCTTCCCGCCCACCCGTCACCTCGACGCGTTCGAGTACCTCAAGCGGGAGAACAACCACTTCACCATCCACGCCGGTGAAGCCTTCGGTCTGCCCTCCATCTGGCAGGCGCTCCAGTGGTGCGGCGCCGACCGTCTCGGTCACGGCGTCCGGATCATCGACGACATCGAGGTCGCCGACGACGGCTCGGTCACGCTCGGCCGGCTCGCCTCGTACGTACGGGACAAGCGCATCCCGCTGGAGATGTGCCCCACCTCCAACCTCCAGACCGGCGCCGCCACGTCCTACGCGGAGCACCCCATCGGTCTGCTGCGCCGACTGCAGTTCCGGCTCACGGTCAACACCGACAATCGGCTGATGAGCGGCACGAACATGTCCCGGGAATTCGAGCACCTGGTCAAGACATTCCGGTACACGCTCGATGACATGCAGTGGTTTACGGTCAATGCAATGAAATCGGCGTTCATTCCTTTCGATGAACGTCTAGCCATGATCAATGACGTGATCAAGCCCGGATATGCGGAGTTGCGTTCCGAATGGCTGTTCCGGCATGTGGCCACAACGACCGCTGTGAGCAGGGGCTCTGACACTGAGTAA
- a CDS encoding cytidine deaminase: MTHHVPVDWTALRAQARDAMSRAYAPYSGYPVGAAALVDDGRTVTGCNVENASYGLGLCAECGLISALFAGGGGRLTAFTCVDGEGRLLVPCGRCRQLLHEHGGPGLLVDTAAGIRPLAELLPDAFGPGHLAR; this comes from the coding sequence ATGACGCACCACGTGCCGGTCGACTGGACCGCACTGCGGGCGCAGGCCCGGGACGCCATGTCCCGGGCCTACGCCCCGTATTCCGGCTATCCCGTCGGCGCCGCCGCCCTGGTGGACGACGGCCGCACCGTCACCGGCTGCAATGTCGAGAACGCCTCGTACGGCCTCGGCCTGTGCGCCGAATGCGGCCTGATCTCCGCCCTGTTCGCCGGCGGCGGGGGGCGGCTGACCGCCTTCACCTGCGTCGACGGCGAGGGCCGGCTTCTCGTCCCCTGCGGCCGCTGCCGCCAGCTCCTCCACGAGCACGGCGGACCCGGCCTGCTCGTCGACACGGCCGCCGGTATCCGCCCCCTGGCGGAACTGCTGCCGGACGCGTTCGGGCCGGGGCATCTGGCGAGGTAG
- a CDS encoding alpha/beta fold hydrolase — translation MAQQALPVREARLGRPLGTTGEEGIRAALRWKGGGGRGAGPTVSGVALILPEGGPTGVRRPSPIPALATRPLAVRLAKAGRAEGLAAHVLHYRCRGWNGAAAHPARDATWALDEVVRRYGDIPVCLVGTGMGARAALHAAGHPAVNSVLALAPWIPAPGPAPQEPEPVKQLIGRQVLLVHGTNDERNDPDLSYRYAERAKKVNRDICRFEVHSDGHWLHQHRTEVFALAADFMLGSLFTRDYARPVKDAMAAPPPLGLRMPLASGFGASLRH, via the coding sequence ATGGCTCAGCAAGCGCTGCCGGTGCGTGAGGCCCGGCTGGGAAGACCGCTGGGAACGACCGGCGAGGAGGGCATACGTGCGGCGCTCCGCTGGAAGGGCGGTGGCGGGCGAGGGGCCGGCCCGACGGTGAGCGGCGTCGCGCTCATACTCCCGGAGGGCGGGCCGACGGGTGTCCGGCGTCCGTCGCCGATCCCGGCACTGGCCACCCGACCGCTGGCGGTCCGGCTGGCGAAGGCGGGCCGCGCCGAGGGCCTGGCCGCCCATGTGCTGCACTACCGCTGCCGCGGCTGGAACGGCGCGGCCGCCCATCCGGCGCGCGACGCGACCTGGGCCCTCGACGAGGTGGTGCGCCGCTACGGCGACATACCGGTCTGCCTCGTCGGCACGGGCATGGGCGCCCGCGCCGCCCTGCACGCCGCCGGCCACCCGGCCGTGAACTCCGTTCTGGCGCTCGCCCCGTGGATCCCCGCCCCCGGCCCGGCCCCCCAGGAGCCCGAGCCGGTGAAGCAGCTCATCGGCCGCCAGGTCCTCCTCGTCCACGGCACCAACGACGAGCGCAACGACCCCGATCTCTCCTACCGCTACGCCGAGCGCGCCAAGAAGGTCAACCGCGACATCTGCCGCTTCGAGGTGCACTCCGACGGCCACTGGCTGCACCAGCACCGCACCGAAGTCTTCGCGCTGGCCGCCGACTTCATGCTCGGCTCGCTCTTCACCCGGGACTACGCCCGCCCGGTGAAGGACGCCATGGCGGCCCCGCCGCCCCTGGGCCTGAGGATGCCGCTGGCCTCGGGGTTCGGGGCTTCGTTACGGCATTGA
- a CDS encoding ATP-binding protein yields the protein MTERSSDRAADSGAADGAAERGSGDGTAERGGDGGKPHLVVRLLRRASGLLLWTSLRLRLVVVFALVALTAAVSASGIAYWLNRNTVLDRTQNAVLKDFRKALEDSTRSLPLRPRCAELQDAARQMAGGPQNYTVLLIGVDRDGKDCAATTNKNLLTLKTVPKSLRTAVNEVRKVDESNRYPHHLYWQRREVGEVPYLVAGAKVIGGGPTGYMMKSLAAERQDLNSLAWSLGIATALALVGSALLAQAAATTVLRPVQRLGHAARQLGEGRLDTRLRVTGTDELAELSRTFNRTAERLEQRVEELSGREAASRRFVADMSHELRTPLTAITAVTEVLEEESESLDPMIAPAVQLVVSETRRLNDLVENLMEVTRFDAGTARLVLDDVDVADQVTACIDARAWLDAVDLDADRGIVARLDPRRLDVILANLIGNALKHGGSPVRVSVHTEGVPGEGGDGPATGASAGGRGPERPERPARPDAGQEERGVGRTGGGALVIRVRDHGPGIPEEVLPHVFDRFYKASASRPRSEGSGLGLSIAQENAHIHGGEITAANLPEGGAVFTLRLPMDASRLAGDGGERRDDGSRPDGGAGWESEKQRDGGGDRERGGAGRDRGNTEDRGDAQGYGGAHDDAQGRRGAPEQGRELGGASRAPEEGTEDDR from the coding sequence GTGACGGAACGTTCCTCGGACAGGGCGGCCGACAGCGGGGCGGCCGACGGCGCGGCCGAGCGCGGGAGCGGGGACGGCACCGCGGAGCGCGGCGGTGACGGTGGCAAGCCCCACCTGGTGGTGCGGCTGCTGCGCCGCGCCTCGGGACTGCTGCTCTGGACCAGCCTGCGGCTGCGGCTGGTCGTCGTCTTCGCGCTGGTCGCGCTGACGGCGGCGGTCTCCGCGTCCGGCATCGCGTACTGGCTCAACCGCAACACCGTCCTGGACCGCACCCAGAACGCAGTGCTCAAGGACTTCCGCAAAGCGCTGGAGGACAGCACCCGGTCGCTGCCCCTGCGGCCCCGGTGCGCCGAACTCCAGGACGCCGCACGGCAGATGGCGGGCGGGCCGCAGAACTACACGGTGCTGCTGATCGGTGTGGACCGCGACGGCAAGGACTGCGCGGCGACCACCAACAAGAACCTGCTCACGCTCAAGACGGTGCCCAAGTCGCTGCGTACCGCGGTCAACGAGGTGCGCAAGGTCGACGAGTCGAACCGCTATCCACACCATCTGTACTGGCAGCGCCGGGAGGTCGGGGAGGTCCCCTATCTCGTCGCCGGGGCGAAGGTGATCGGCGGCGGCCCGACCGGCTACATGATGAAGTCGCTGGCCGCCGAGCGGCAGGACCTCAACTCGCTGGCCTGGTCCCTGGGGATCGCGACCGCGCTCGCGCTGGTCGGCTCGGCGCTGCTGGCGCAGGCCGCCGCGACGACCGTGCTGCGGCCCGTCCAGCGGCTCGGGCACGCGGCGCGGCAGCTCGGCGAGGGCCGTCTCGACACCCGGCTGCGGGTGACCGGCACCGACGAACTCGCCGAACTCTCCCGGACGTTCAACCGTACGGCGGAGCGCCTGGAACAGCGCGTCGAGGAGCTGAGCGGGCGCGAGGCGGCGTCCCGGCGGTTCGTCGCCGATATGTCGCACGAGCTGCGGACGCCGCTGACGGCGATCACCGCGGTGACGGAGGTGCTGGAGGAGGAGTCCGAGTCCCTCGACCCGATGATCGCGCCCGCCGTGCAGCTGGTGGTCAGCGAGACCCGGCGGCTGAACGACCTCGTGGAGAACCTGATGGAGGTCACCCGCTTCGACGCGGGGACGGCGCGGCTGGTGCTGGACGATGTGGATGTCGCGGACCAGGTGACGGCCTGTATCGACGCACGGGCCTGGCTGGACGCGGTGGATCTGGACGCGGACCGGGGCATCGTGGCCCGGCTGGACCCGCGGCGGCTCGATGTGATCCTGGCGAATCTGATCGGCAACGCCCTCAAGCACGGGGGCTCGCCGGTGCGGGTGTCCGTACATACCGAGGGCGTGCCCGGAGAGGGCGGAGACGGCCCGGCCACGGGGGCGTCCGCCGGTGGACGGGGGCCGGAGCGGCCCGAACGGCCGGCGCGGCCGGACGCCGGGCAGGAGGAGCGGGGCGTCGGCCGGACCGGGGGCGGCGCTCTGGTGATCCGGGTGCGGGACCACGGCCCCGGTATCCCGGAGGAGGTCCTGCCGCATGTCTTCGACCGCTTCTACAAGGCGAGCGCGTCCCGGCCGCGGTCGGAGGGCAGCGGCCTGGGCCTGTCGATCGCGCAGGAGAACGCGCACATCCACGGCGGCGAGATCACCGCGGCCAATCTGCCCGAAGGCGGCGCGGTCTTCACCCTGCGGCTGCCGATGGACGCCTCCCGGCTGGCGGGCGACGGCGGAGAGCGGCGGGACGACGGGAGCCGGCCGGACGGCGGGGCCGGTTGGGAGAGCGAGAAGCAGCGGGACGGCGGCGGCGACCGGGAGCGCGGCGGTGCCGGTCGGGACCGCGGGAACACGGAGGACCGCGGGGACGCCCAGGGCTACGGGGGCGCGCACGATGACGCCCAGGGCCGCCGGGGCGCGCCCGAGCAAGGTCGAGAACTTGGGGGAGCATCCCGCGCGCCCGAAGAAGGCACGGAGGACGACCGATGA
- a CDS encoding PspC domain-containing protein: protein MAAALVRPRNNRMIAGVCAGLARRFGTTPATMRVIFLLSCLLPGPQFLLYLALWILLPSEDKATSATAW, encoded by the coding sequence ATGGCCGCCGCACTGGTCCGCCCCCGCAACAACCGAATGATCGCCGGAGTGTGCGCGGGCCTGGCCCGTCGCTTCGGCACGACCCCGGCGACCATGCGCGTGATCTTCCTGCTCTCGTGCCTGCTGCCCGGCCCGCAGTTCCTCCTCTACCTGGCGCTGTGGATACTCCTCCCCTCGGAGGACAAGGCCACCAGCGCCACCGCCTGGTAA
- a CDS encoding VanZ family protein has protein sequence MQRHGPGGTAALRLRATGLLLLVAHLLIVGWLMLRPRTVLWVPAPNLKPLASISAELARGPWEAVQSLTGPVLLLAPLGVLLPMSAGRLYASPVTSMARTVFAGAMIALAIELLQTGVPGQVPDVDTVLLNTLGVAVAHLAVVPGCRSRLRRRYEHLRGATPKIPRVEVAPQADVLSGSRTYL, from the coding sequence GTGCAGCGTCATGGCCCCGGCGGCACCGCCGCCCTCCGTTTGCGCGCCACCGGACTTCTGCTCCTCGTGGCGCATCTTTTGATCGTCGGCTGGCTGATGCTGCGTCCCCGTACCGTCCTCTGGGTGCCCGCGCCGAACCTGAAGCCGCTGGCGTCGATCAGCGCCGAGCTGGCGCGCGGCCCGTGGGAGGCCGTGCAGAGCCTGACCGGCCCGGTGCTGCTGCTGGCGCCTCTCGGGGTGCTGCTCCCCATGTCGGCCGGGCGGCTGTACGCCTCTCCGGTGACGTCGATGGCCCGCACGGTCTTCGCCGGTGCCATGATCGCGCTGGCCATCGAGCTGCTGCAGACCGGAGTGCCGGGCCAGGTCCCGGACGTCGACACGGTGCTGCTCAACACCCTCGGGGTGGCGGTGGCCCATCTGGCCGTCGTACCTGGGTGCCGGTCCCGGCTACGCCGCCGGTACGAGCATCTCAGGGGTGCAACCCCGAAGATCCCCAGGGTCGAAGTAGCCCCGCAGGCTGACGTGCTTTCCGGCTCGCGGACCTACCTTTGA
- a CDS encoding thymidine phosphorylase → MDVISVIRTKRDRGELTPEHIDWVIDAYTRGEVAHEQMSSLAMAIFLNGMTRKEIARWTAAMIASGDRMDFSSLTRPTADKHSTGGVGDKITLPLAPLVAACGAAVPQLSGRGLGHTGGTLDKLEAIPGWRANLTNAEMLGVLDSVGSVICAAGDGLAPADKKLYALRDVTGTVESIPLIASSIMSKKIAEGTGSLVLDVKVGSGAFMKNITDARELASTMVGLGTDHGVRTTALLTDMATPLGRTAGNALEVRESVEVLAGGGPADVVELTLALAREMLDAAGLPDADPAKALADGTAMDHWRRMIRAQGGDPDAPLPTARETHVVPAPQTGVLTTLDAYAVGLAAWRLGAGRARKEDPVQAGAGIELHAKPGDAVVAGQPLLTLHTDTPDTFDYALKGLDSAYGIAPAGTEFTRGPIVLDRIA, encoded by the coding sequence ATGGACGTCATCTCCGTCATCCGTACCAAGCGCGACCGCGGTGAACTGACCCCCGAACACATCGACTGGGTCATCGACGCCTACACCCGCGGCGAGGTCGCCCATGAGCAGATGTCGTCCCTGGCGATGGCCATCTTCCTCAACGGCATGACCCGCAAGGAGATCGCCCGTTGGACCGCCGCCATGATCGCCTCCGGCGACCGCATGGACTTCTCCTCCCTCACCCGCCCCACCGCCGACAAACACTCCACCGGCGGCGTCGGCGACAAGATCACCCTCCCCCTGGCCCCCCTCGTCGCCGCCTGCGGCGCCGCCGTCCCCCAGCTCTCCGGCCGCGGCCTCGGCCACACCGGCGGCACCCTCGACAAGCTCGAAGCCATCCCCGGCTGGCGCGCGAACCTGACCAACGCCGAAATGCTCGGTGTCCTCGACTCCGTCGGCTCCGTCATCTGCGCCGCCGGCGACGGCCTGGCCCCCGCCGACAAGAAGCTCTACGCCCTCCGCGACGTCACCGGCACCGTCGAATCCATCCCCCTCATCGCCTCCTCCATCATGTCCAAGAAGATCGCCGAGGGCACCGGCTCCCTGGTCCTGGACGTCAAGGTGGGCTCCGGCGCCTTCATGAAGAACATCACCGACGCCCGTGAACTCGCCTCCACCATGGTCGGGTTGGGCACCGATCACGGCGTACGCACCACGGCCCTGCTCACCGACATGGCCACCCCCCTCGGCCGGACCGCCGGCAACGCCCTCGAAGTCCGCGAATCCGTCGAGGTGCTCGCCGGCGGCGGCCCCGCCGACGTGGTGGAGCTGACCCTGGCCCTGGCCCGCGAGATGCTCGACGCGGCCGGCCTGCCCGACGCCGACCCCGCCAAGGCCCTCGCCGACGGCACCGCCATGGACCACTGGCGCCGCATGATCCGCGCCCAGGGCGGCGACCCCGACGCGCCCCTGCCCACGGCCCGCGAAACGCACGTGGTGCCCGCCCCGCAGACCGGCGTCCTCACCACCCTCGACGCCTACGCCGTCGGCCTCGCCGCCTGGCGCCTGGGCGCCGGCCGTGCCCGCAAGGAAGACCCGGTCCAGGCCGGCGCCGGCATCGAACTCCACGCCAAGCCAGGAGACGCCGTCGTGGCGGGCCAGCCGCTGCTCACCCTCCACACCGACACCCCCGACACGTTCGACTACGCCCTCAAGGGCCTCGATTCCGCCTACGGAATCGCCCCTGCGGGCACGGAGTTCACTCGCGGCCCGATTGTCCTGGACCGCATCGCATAA